The Pseudomonas asiatica genome has a segment encoding these proteins:
- a CDS encoding phasin family protein, with translation MAGKKNSEKEGSSWVGGIEKYSRKIWLAGLGIYSKIDQDGPKLFDSLVKDGEKAEKQAKKTAEDVAETAKSSTTSRVSGVKDRALGKWSELEEAFDKRLNSAISRLGVPSRNEIKALHQQVDSLTKQIEKLTGASVTPISSRTAAKPAASKAAAKPLAKTAAAKPAAKTAAARPAAKAAAAKPAAKTAAAKPAAKPAAAKPAVAKKPAVKKAPAKPAAAKPAAPAASAAPAASAAPAPTAAPASNPPSAQTGTGTLI, from the coding sequence ATGGCTGGCAAGAAGAATTCCGAGAAAGAAGGCAGCTCCTGGGTCGGCGGGATCGAGAAGTACTCCCGCAAGATCTGGCTGGCGGGGCTTGGTATCTATTCGAAGATCGACCAGGACGGCCCGAAGCTGTTCGACTCGCTGGTGAAGGATGGCGAGAAGGCCGAGAAGCAGGCGAAGAAGACCGCCGAAGATGTTGCTGAGACTGCCAAGTCGTCGACCACTTCGCGCGTGTCGGGCGTGAAGGACCGTGCGCTGGGCAAGTGGAGCGAACTCGAAGAGGCCTTCGACAAGCGCCTGAACAGCGCCATCTCGCGCCTTGGTGTGCCGAGCCGCAACGAGATCAAGGCCCTGCACCAGCAGGTGGACAGCCTGACCAAGCAGATCGAGAAACTGACCGGCGCTTCGGTTACCCCGATTTCGTCGCGCACTGCAGCCAAACCGGCTGCGAGCAAGGCGGCGGCCAAGCCACTGGCCAAGACGGCAGCGGCCAAGCCTGCGGCAAAAACCGCGGCAGCCAGGCCGGCAGCCAAGGCCGCAGCGGCTAAACCTGCTGCGAAGACTGCGGCGGCCAAGCCTGCGGCGAAACCGGCAGCGGCCAAACCAGCTGTGGCGAAGAAGCCTGCTGTGAAGAAAGCACCGGCCAAGCCGGCAGCCGCCAAGCCGGCAGCTCCAGCGGCCAGCGCCGCTCCGGCCGCTAGCGCAGCTCCGGCGCCCACTGCGGCTCCGGCCAGCAACCCGCCTTCGGCACAGACAGGCACCGGTACCCTGATCTGA
- a CDS encoding phasin family protein, whose amino-acid sequence MAKVTVKKKDDAPGTLGEVRGYARKIWLAGIGAYARVGQEGSDYFNELVKAGEGVEKRGKKRIDKELDAANNQIDEATQEVSRVRGKVEVQLDKIEKAFDARVGRALNRLGIPSKHDVEALSIKLEQLHELLERVAHKP is encoded by the coding sequence ATGGCCAAAGTGACTGTGAAGAAAAAGGACGACGCCCCGGGTACGCTGGGCGAGGTACGCGGCTACGCGCGCAAGATCTGGCTGGCGGGCATCGGCGCCTATGCGCGTGTGGGCCAGGAAGGCTCCGACTACTTCAATGAGCTGGTCAAGGCCGGCGAAGGCGTCGAGAAGCGTGGCAAGAAGCGCATCGACAAGGAGCTCGATGCTGCCAACAACCAGATCGACGAAGCGACCCAGGAAGTCAGTCGCGTACGCGGCAAGGTCGAAGTTCAACTGGACAAGATCGAAAAAGCTTTCGACGCGCGGGTAGGTCGCGCCTTGAATCGCCTTGGCATTCCGTCTAAACATGACGTTGAGGCGTTGTCCATCAAGCTTGAACAGCTGCACGAGCTGCTCGAGCGCGTCGCGCACAAACCATAA
- a CDS encoding polyhydroxyalkanoic acid system family protein, whose product MTQISVERKHSLGRDAARAKAEALVDKLTREYDLKATWNGDRVDVARSGANGSVHIFDDRIRVELKLGMMLSMMSGTIKGEIERALDKALA is encoded by the coding sequence ATGACCCAGATCAGCGTCGAACGCAAACATTCCCTCGGCCGTGATGCCGCCCGTGCCAAGGCTGAAGCGCTGGTCGACAAACTGACCCGCGAATACGACCTCAAGGCCACCTGGAACGGTGACCGGGTCGATGTGGCGCGAAGCGGTGCCAACGGCAGCGTGCACATCTTCGATGACCGCATCCGCGTCGAATTGAAGCTGGGCATGATGCTGTCGATGATGAGCGGCACCATCAAGGGCGAGATCGAGCGGGCGCTGGACAAAGCCCTGGCCTGA
- the ubiE gene encoding bifunctional demethylmenaquinone methyltransferase/2-methoxy-6-polyprenyl-1,4-benzoquinol methylase UbiE → MNDQRKGDHAEPTTHFGYQDVPESQKAKKVAEVFHSVAAKYDLMNDVLSGGMHRLWKRFTIELSGVRAGNRVLDIAGGTGDLAAKFSRLVGPTGQVVLADINESMLKVGRDRLLDRGVAGNIEFVQADAEKLPFPDNHFDCVTIAFGLRNVTHKDEAIRSMLRVLKPGGRLLVLEFSKPTNKLMSKAYDAYSFAFMPLAGKLITNDSESYRYLAESIRMHPDQETLKAMMVEAGFDRVTYHNMTSGIVAVHRGIKP, encoded by the coding sequence ATGAACGACCAGCGCAAAGGCGACCACGCCGAACCCACCACCCATTTCGGTTACCAGGACGTCCCTGAAAGCCAGAAGGCGAAGAAAGTCGCCGAGGTGTTCCACTCGGTAGCGGCCAAGTACGACCTGATGAACGACGTGCTTTCCGGCGGCATGCACCGCCTGTGGAAGCGCTTCACCATCGAGCTGTCGGGCGTACGCGCCGGCAACCGTGTACTGGACATCGCCGGCGGTACCGGCGACCTGGCCGCCAAGTTCTCGCGGCTGGTCGGCCCGACCGGCCAGGTAGTGCTGGCCGACATCAACGAGTCGATGCTCAAGGTCGGCCGTGACCGCCTGCTCGACCGTGGCGTGGCCGGCAACATCGAGTTCGTCCAGGCCGATGCCGAGAAGCTGCCATTCCCGGACAACCACTTCGACTGCGTGACCATCGCCTTCGGCCTGCGCAACGTCACCCACAAGGACGAAGCCATCCGCTCGATGCTGCGCGTGCTCAAGCCGGGCGGTCGCCTGCTGGTGCTGGAGTTCTCCAAGCCGACCAACAAGCTGATGTCCAAGGCCTACGACGCCTACTCGTTCGCCTTCATGCCGCTGGCCGGCAAGCTGATCACCAACGACTCGGAGAGCTACCGTTACCTCGCCGAGTCGATCCGCATGCACCCCGATCAGGAAACCCTGAAGGCCATGATGGTCGAGGCCGGTTTCGACCGCGTCACCTACCACAACATGACCAGCGGCATCGTTGCCGTGCACCGGGGGATCAAGCCCTGA
- a CDS encoding ubiquinone biosynthesis accessory factor UbiJ, which produces MLLAGLLASAEHGLNRVLRMDSTALPRLAALEGKVIEIDCRQPALQVFILPDEEGLMLAAHWQGEVDCSLRAPAGSLAQLALARDKTAVLHSPQVELHGDSAVLLDLFGVLQDLELDWEHELQRWLGPVATALLAGHIRLRARWTRQGLARFSQNLSEYLAEESRTLVGKREAEAAFSELDALKLDTERLEARLKRLSRTLDTSDNA; this is translated from the coding sequence ATGCTGCTGGCCGGGCTGCTCGCCAGCGCCGAACATGGCCTGAACCGCGTCCTGCGCATGGACAGCACGGCCCTGCCGCGGCTGGCCGCGCTGGAGGGCAAGGTCATCGAGATCGACTGCCGCCAGCCGGCCTTGCAGGTGTTCATCCTGCCCGATGAAGAGGGCCTGATGCTCGCCGCCCACTGGCAAGGCGAGGTCGACTGCAGCCTGCGCGCCCCGGCCGGCAGCCTGGCGCAACTGGCCCTGGCCAGGGACAAGACTGCCGTGCTGCACAGCCCGCAAGTCGAACTGCATGGCGACAGCGCCGTGCTGCTCGACCTGTTCGGTGTGCTGCAGGACCTGGAGCTGGACTGGGAGCACGAGCTGCAACGCTGGCTCGGCCCGGTCGCCACGGCGCTGCTGGCGGGCCACATCCGCCTGCGTGCACGCTGGACCCGCCAGGGCCTGGCGCGCTTCAGCCAGAACCTTTCCGAGTACCTGGCCGAAGAATCCCGTACCCTGGTCGGCAAGCGCGAAGCCGAAGCCGCCTTCAGCGAGCTCGATGCCCTGAAGCTCGATACAGAACGCCTCGAGGCGCGCCTCAAGCGCCTTTCCCGAACCCTTGATACCAGCGATAACGCATGA
- the ubiB gene encoding ubiquinone biosynthesis regulatory protein kinase UbiB, whose amino-acid sequence MKLLAVRRLFRIQRVVIRYRLDDLLFDLPLPWWLMSLRLLMPWRWLPRKPSELSRGARLRLALQDLGPIFIKFGQLLSTRRDLLPNDIADELMLLQDRVPPFDPKQAVALIEAQLGAPVTQLFSRFDVEPLASASVAQVHAARLKSGEEVVVKVVRPGLKPVIAQDLAWLFLIAKAAERASADARRLHPVEIVGDYEKTIYDELDLLREAANASQLRRNFEGSELMYVPQVYWDLCRPKVLVMERIYGVPVTDMATLADQRTDMKLLAERGVEVFFTQVFRDSFFHADMHPGNIFVSTVKPWSPQYIAIDCGIVGSLTAEDQDYLARNLIAFFKRDYRRVAQLHIDSGWVPAHTKVNEFEAAIRTVCEPIFEKPLKDISFGQVLMRLFQTARRFNMEVQPQLVLLQKTLLNIEGLGRQLYPELDLWSTAKPFLERWMRDRMSPKAVLGNIHSQVEQLPHLADMARDLLERLSQPHLHDPQLPERRRQGDRWALRLLGAGLLGGGAVLAAGAAAATSLAAPAAWPAWLMLAAGLYLIVRQ is encoded by the coding sequence ATGAAGCTGCTCGCCGTCCGCCGTCTTTTTCGCATCCAGCGTGTGGTGATCCGCTACCGTCTCGATGACCTGCTGTTCGACCTGCCGCTGCCCTGGTGGCTGATGAGCCTGCGCCTGCTGATGCCATGGCGCTGGCTGCCGCGCAAGCCGTCCGAGCTCAGCCGTGGCGCGCGCCTGCGCCTGGCCCTGCAGGACCTGGGGCCGATCTTCATCAAGTTCGGCCAGTTGTTGTCCACCCGCCGCGACCTGCTGCCCAACGACATTGCCGATGAGCTGATGCTGCTGCAGGACCGCGTGCCGCCGTTCGACCCCAAGCAGGCAGTGGCACTGATCGAGGCGCAGTTGGGCGCCCCGGTAACGCAACTGTTCAGCCGCTTCGACGTCGAGCCACTGGCCTCGGCCTCGGTGGCCCAGGTGCACGCTGCGCGCCTGAAAAGTGGCGAGGAAGTGGTGGTCAAGGTGGTGCGCCCGGGCCTGAAGCCGGTGATCGCCCAGGACCTGGCCTGGCTGTTCCTGATCGCCAAGGCCGCCGAGCGCGCTTCGGCCGACGCCCGTCGCCTGCACCCGGTGGAAATCGTCGGCGACTACGAAAAAACCATCTACGACGAGCTCGACCTGCTGCGCGAAGCGGCCAACGCCAGCCAGCTGCGGCGCAACTTCGAAGGCTCCGAGCTGATGTACGTACCCCAGGTGTACTGGGACCTGTGCCGCCCCAAGGTGCTGGTGATGGAGCGCATCTACGGCGTGCCGGTGACCGACATGGCCACCTTGGCCGACCAGCGCACCGACATGAAGCTGCTGGCCGAACGAGGCGTGGAGGTGTTCTTCACCCAGGTGTTCCGCGACAGCTTCTTCCACGCCGACATGCACCCCGGCAACATCTTCGTCAGCACGGTCAAACCATGGAGCCCGCAGTACATCGCCATCGACTGCGGCATCGTCGGCAGCCTGACCGCCGAGGACCAGGACTACCTGGCGCGCAACCTGATCGCTTTCTTCAAGCGTGACTACCGCCGCGTCGCCCAGTTGCACATCGACTCGGGCTGGGTGCCGGCGCACACCAAGGTCAACGAGTTCGAAGCGGCGATCCGCACCGTGTGCGAGCCAATCTTCGAAAAACCGTTAAAGGATATTTCCTTCGGCCAGGTGCTGATGCGCCTGTTCCAGACCGCCCGGCGCTTCAACATGGAAGTGCAGCCGCAGCTGGTGTTGCTGCAGAAGACCCTGCTCAACATCGAGGGCCTGGGCCGCCAGCTGTACCCCGAGCTGGACCTGTGGAGCACCGCCAAGCCATTCCTCGAGCGCTGGATGCGCGACCGCATGAGCCCCAAGGCCGTGCTCGGCAACATCCACAGCCAGGTCGAGCAACTGCCGCACCTGGCCGACATGGCCCGCGACCTGCTCGAGCGCCTGTCGCAACCGCACCTGCACGATCCACAACTGCCGGAGCGGCGCCGCCAGGGCGACCGCTGGGCGCTGCGCCTGCTCGGCGCCGGCCTGCTCGGCGGTGGTGCGGTACTGGCCGCTGGTGCCGCCGCGGCCACCAGCCTGGCCGCCCCTGCCGCCTGGCCGGCCTGGCTGATGCTGGCCGCCGGCCTTTACCTGATCGTGCGCCAATAG
- the hisI gene encoding phosphoribosyl-AMP cyclohydrolase — translation MKDWLDEIKWNSEGLVPAIAQDHKTGRVLMMAWMNRESLALTAAEQRAIYWSRSRGKLWRKGEESGHVQKLHEMRLDCDADVIILMVEQLGHIACHTGRESCFYRVFEDGQWKTVDPVLKDPDAIYSAGH, via the coding sequence ATGAAAGACTGGCTGGACGAGATCAAGTGGAACAGCGAGGGCCTTGTACCGGCGATCGCCCAGGACCACAAGACCGGACGCGTGCTGATGATGGCCTGGATGAACCGCGAATCGCTGGCCCTGACCGCCGCCGAGCAACGCGCCATCTACTGGTCGCGTTCGCGTGGCAAGCTGTGGCGCAAGGGCGAGGAATCCGGGCATGTGCAGAAGCTGCATGAAATGCGCCTGGACTGCGATGCCGACGTGATCATCCTGATGGTCGAGCAATTGGGCCATATTGCCTGCCATACCGGCCGTGAAAGCTGCTTCTACCGCGTCTTCGAAGACGGCCAGTGGAAAACCGTCGACCCGGTCCTGAAAGACCCGGATGCCATCTACAGCGCAGGACACTGA
- a CDS encoding phosphoribosyl-ATP diphosphatase has product MSDTLNRLAEVLEERKQAAPDSSYVASLYHKGLNKILEKLGEESVETIIAAKDAAVSKDYSDVIYETADLWFHSLVMLSALGQHPQAVLDELERRFGLSGHDEKAARQPSA; this is encoded by the coding sequence ATGAGCGACACCCTCAACCGCCTGGCCGAAGTGCTTGAAGAACGCAAGCAAGCGGCGCCCGACAGCTCCTACGTGGCCAGCCTGTACCACAAGGGCCTGAACAAGATCCTCGAAAAGCTCGGCGAAGAGTCGGTCGAGACGATCATTGCCGCCAAGGATGCCGCGGTCAGCAAGGATTACAGCGATGTCATCTACGAAACCGCCGACCTGTGGTTTCATAGCCTGGTAATGCTCAGCGCGCTGGGTCAGCATCCGCAAGCCGTGCTCGATGAGCTGGAGCGCCGCTTCGGGCTTTCCGGGCATGATGAGAAGGCGGCTCGACAGCCGTCTGCCTGA
- a CDS encoding twin-arginine translocase TatA/TatE family subunit, whose product MGIFDWKHWIVLLVVVVLVFGTKKLKNFGSDLGESIKGFRKAMSDEENKPAEQTPPPAQPVPPVQNTAQQNQGHTIEGQAQPAQEPQRKD is encoded by the coding sequence ATGGGTATCTTTGACTGGAAACACTGGATCGTCCTGCTGGTGGTCGTGGTCCTGGTGTTTGGCACCAAGAAGCTGAAGAACTTCGGCAGTGACCTGGGTGAGTCGATCAAGGGCTTCCGCAAGGCCATGAGCGACGAAGAGAACAAGCCGGCCGAGCAGACCCCGCCGCCTGCCCAACCCGTTCCACCGGTGCAGAACACTGCCCAGCAGAACCAGGGCCACACCATCGAAGGCCAGGCCCAGCCGGCTCAAGAGCCGCAGCGGAAAGACTGA
- the tatB gene encoding Sec-independent protein translocase protein TatB codes for MFGISFSELLLVGLVALLVLGPERLPGAARTAGLWIGRLKRSFNSIKMEVEREIGADEIRRQLHNEHILQMEEEAKRILNPMTPPAQPPVTTATVQPPVGLEARPVETAATPATPSEPPQPPRAP; via the coding sequence ATGTTCGGCATCAGTTTCAGCGAGCTGCTGCTCGTCGGCCTGGTCGCCCTGCTGGTGCTCGGCCCCGAGCGCCTGCCCGGTGCCGCGCGCACGGCAGGCCTGTGGATCGGCCGGCTCAAGCGCAGTTTCAACAGCATCAAGATGGAAGTGGAGCGCGAAATCGGCGCCGACGAAATCCGCCGCCAGCTGCACAACGAGCACATCCTGCAGATGGAAGAGGAAGCCAAGCGCATCCTCAACCCGATGACGCCACCGGCGCAGCCGCCTGTCACCACCGCAACCGTTCAGCCCCCCGTCGGGCTCGAAGCCAGGCCGGTCGAGACCGCTGCCACCCCGGCCACGCCTTCTGAACCGCCTCAACCGCCGCGAGCCCCATGA
- the tatC gene encoding twin-arginine translocase subunit TatC, with protein MSENPEHDQPMPLVSHLTELRTRLLRCVAVIFLIFAGLFSFAQQIYTLVSAPLREHLPANATMIATDVASPFLTPFKLTMIVSLFLAIPFILQQIWGFIAPGLYRHEKRIAIPLLVSSIFLFYAGMAFAYFLVFPLVFGFFASATPEGVSMMTDIASYLDFVMTLFFAFGVAFEIPVAVVLLVWIGVVDVKYLKKIRPYVIIGCFVVGMVLTPPDIFSQTLLAVPMWLLFEIGVLCGSLIRKRSAHDETANDHNDQPPATQP; from the coding sequence ATGAGCGAAAATCCGGAACACGACCAGCCAATGCCGCTGGTTTCGCACCTGACCGAACTGCGCACCCGCCTGCTGCGCTGCGTTGCCGTCATTTTCCTGATCTTTGCCGGGCTGTTCTCCTTCGCCCAGCAGATCTACACCTTGGTCTCCGCGCCGCTGCGCGAGCACCTGCCGGCCAATGCGACGATGATCGCCACCGACGTGGCCTCGCCGTTCCTCACGCCGTTCAAGCTGACCATGATCGTCTCGCTGTTCCTGGCGATACCGTTCATCCTCCAGCAGATCTGGGGCTTCATCGCACCCGGGCTGTACCGCCATGAAAAGCGCATCGCCATTCCGCTGTTGGTGTCGAGCATCTTCCTGTTCTACGCCGGCATGGCCTTCGCCTATTTCCTGGTGTTCCCGCTGGTCTTCGGCTTCTTCGCCAGCGCCACGCCGGAAGGCGTTTCGATGATGACCGACATCGCCAGCTACCTCGACTTCGTGATGACGCTGTTCTTCGCCTTTGGCGTGGCCTTCGAAATCCCGGTGGCGGTGGTGCTGCTGGTATGGATCGGCGTGGTCGACGTGAAGTACCTGAAGAAGATTCGCCCCTACGTGATCATCGGCTGCTTCGTGGTCGGTATGGTCCTTACCCCACCGGACATCTTCTCCCAGACCCTGCTGGCCGTACCCATGTGGCTGCTGTTCGAGATTGGCGTGCTGTGCGGCAGCCTGATCCGCAAGCGCAGCGCCCACGACGAAACCGCCAACGACCACAACGACCAGCCACCAGCGACCCAACCGTGA
- a CDS encoding 16S rRNA (uracil(1498)-N(3))-methyltransferase: MNLLLLEEADFVSADRVVLADRRFTYMQDIHRVAVGDNLRVGRINGLMGKATVLRLEKHEAELEVAFDQQPPAKLPLTLVLAVPRPKMLRRLFQTVATLGVPRLILLNSYKVEKSFWQTPFLHPDSIRENLILGLEQARDTVLPEVIIEKRFKPFVEDRLPAIAAGTLGLVGHPGPYPACPRAVEQPVTLAIGPEGGWIPYEVDLLGKAGLAPVQLGDRILRVETAVTALLSRIF, translated from the coding sequence GTGAACCTGTTGCTCCTTGAAGAGGCCGACTTCGTCTCGGCCGACCGCGTCGTTCTCGCAGACCGGCGCTTCACCTACATGCAGGACATCCACCGTGTGGCGGTGGGCGACAACCTGCGCGTGGGCCGCATCAACGGCCTGATGGGCAAGGCCACGGTGCTGCGCCTGGAAAAGCACGAAGCCGAACTGGAAGTCGCCTTTGACCAGCAGCCACCGGCCAAGCTGCCGCTGACCCTGGTGCTGGCCGTACCTCGGCCGAAAATGCTGCGCCGGCTGTTCCAGACCGTGGCCACCCTTGGCGTGCCGCGGCTGATCCTGCTGAACAGCTACAAGGTCGAGAAAAGCTTCTGGCAAACACCGTTCCTGCACCCGGACAGCATTCGCGAGAACCTCATCCTGGGCCTGGAACAGGCCCGCGACACCGTGCTGCCCGAAGTGATCATCGAGAAGCGCTTCAAACCGTTCGTCGAAGACCGCCTGCCGGCCATCGCCGCAGGCACCCTGGGCCTGGTCGGCCACCCTGGCCCCTACCCCGCCTGCCCGCGCGCCGTGGAGCAGCCCGTGACCCTGGCAATCGGCCCGGAGGGCGGCTGGATCCCCTACGAGGTGGACCTGCTGGGCAAGGCAGGCCTGGCTCCGGTCCAGCTGGGCGACCGCATCCTGCGGGTAGAGACCGCGGTGACAGCACTGCTTTCACGAATTTTCTGA